In Cupriavidus taiwanensis, the following proteins share a genomic window:
- a CDS encoding MFS transporter, which yields MHQATLPTRSSLSVVILCFLTLVADGYDLIVYGATIPRLLEEPGWGLSPAAAGMIGSWTLVGMMVGLAAAGPLTDRVGRRKLIMIGVLWFSLGSVVCALATSPLFLGTARFLTGIGLGGVVPSAVALTVEYAPRNRRQWYNALTLTGYSVGGIICAFVAIALLQSHGWRTLYALGGFYALILPVMYVALPESVNFLVDRGRMDEARKLATRYSLDFDQIVREQEAQRRSQDKVAGARGYRLLLSADFRASAMLFAFVTFCVQLIVYGLNAWLPQLMRKAGYPLGSSLQFLLVMQLGAVVGMLGGSWLADRLGSKRVIIPFFAIGVLSLVALSQKLEFEWLMLAVFGAGIGSIGTSSLVYGYIATHFPTSCRGSALGASQALGRFGSVLGPLIGGWIVGSNLGMHWNFYAFIIPAVMAAVFVPLIPKTR from the coding sequence ATGCATCAAGCAACGCTGCCAACCCGAAGCAGTCTGTCCGTCGTCATTCTATGTTTCCTGACGCTCGTGGCCGATGGCTATGACCTCATCGTCTACGGCGCCACCATTCCGCGCCTGCTGGAAGAGCCCGGCTGGGGCCTGAGCCCCGCCGCGGCAGGCATGATCGGAAGCTGGACCCTGGTGGGCATGATGGTTGGCCTGGCGGCGGCCGGCCCCCTGACCGATCGCGTCGGCAGGCGCAAGCTGATCATGATCGGCGTGCTGTGGTTCTCGCTCGGCTCGGTCGTCTGCGCGCTGGCGACTTCCCCGCTGTTCCTGGGAACGGCCCGCTTCCTTACCGGCATCGGGCTGGGTGGCGTGGTGCCCTCAGCCGTGGCGCTCACGGTCGAATATGCGCCGCGCAACCGGCGCCAGTGGTACAACGCGCTGACGCTGACTGGCTATTCGGTGGGCGGCATCATCTGTGCCTTCGTCGCCATTGCCCTACTGCAGTCGCATGGCTGGCGCACGCTCTATGCGCTGGGCGGCTTCTATGCGCTGATCCTGCCGGTGATGTACGTGGCCCTGCCCGAGTCGGTCAACTTCCTGGTCGACCGCGGCCGCATGGATGAGGCGCGCAAGCTGGCCACGCGCTATTCGCTCGATTTCGACCAGATCGTGCGCGAGCAGGAGGCGCAGCGCCGGTCGCAGGACAAGGTCGCAGGCGCGCGTGGATACCGCCTGCTGCTGTCGGCCGATTTCCGCGCTTCCGCGATGCTGTTCGCGTTCGTGACTTTCTGTGTGCAGCTGATCGTCTATGGGCTGAATGCGTGGCTGCCGCAGCTGATGCGCAAAGCGGGCTATCCGCTTGGCTCTTCGCTGCAGTTCCTGCTGGTGATGCAGCTTGGCGCCGTGGTGGGGATGCTCGGTGGCTCCTGGCTCGCCGACCGGCTGGGCTCGAAGCGCGTGATCATTCCGTTCTTCGCCATCGGCGTGCTGTCACTGGTTGCGCTCAGCCAGAAGCTGGAGTTCGAATGGCTGATGCTGGCGGTATTCGGCGCCGGGATCGGCTCGATCGGCACCAGCTCGCTCGTCTACGGCTACATCGCTACGCACTTCCCCACTTCCTGCCGGGGCTCGGCGCTCGGGGCTTCGCAAGCGCTCGGCCGGTTCGGCTCTGTCCTCGGGCCGCTGATCGGCGGATGGATCGTCGGCTCGAACCTGGGGATGCACTGGAATTTCTATGCGTTCATCATCCCGGCGGTGATGGCGGCAGTGTTCGTGCCGCTGATCCCGAAGACCCGGTAA